TGTAATCTTGACTTCAATGATCTTACCGGGAACCATCCTCGAAAATGTGACAAGTTTTATCATCTTATACCGCTTCTTGGCTGTGCTACTAAATTTTCCGATGGCGATTGCATTACAATGCCGGTGTTTTCGGTTCAAGTTACACTTTTTCCCAACTATGGTATTTCTATCGGAATGACGAATCACCACAGTCTTGGTGATGCTAGCACCCGGTTTTGTTTCTTGAAGGCATGGACTTCCATTGCTCAATTTGGATCCGATGACTGGTTTTTGGCTAATGGAACTTTGCCGGTTTATGATAGATTGGCGAAATACGCAAAACTAGATGAAAGTTATCTAAAATACGCGAAGGTTGAAACCTTCAACGAGGGGTACCAACTTCCCAGACTTTCTGGACCAAGTGATCTGGTTCGAGCCACGTTTATACTGGCTCGAACCACGATCAATGGGTTGAAACAACTGGTTTCAACCCAACTTCCAACATTAGAATATGTATCATCGTTTATAGTAGCATGCGCGTATATTTGGAACTGTGTTGCAAGTATACACAACGATGAGTCAATGCTGTTTTGTTTTCCTGTCAATTGTAGGTCACGAATGGATCCACCGGTCGCTACCACCTACTTTGGCAACTGCGTCATGCCGTGTATGACTTTGGCAAGAACAAGTATTTTGAACGAAAAGGAAGGGTTCTTGACAGCTGCTAAGTTGATAGGAGAGAATCTATATAAGATGTTGACCAATAAGGATGGAGTGGTGAGTCATTTAGGGCCGATTGAGAACTGGCTTCTTGATGATGGGTTGCCAATGAGGTTTATGGGTGTTGCTGGAACACCAAAACTCAAATTTTATGACTTAGATTTCGGGTTTGGGAAGCCCATAAAACATGAAGCGATTTCGACCGATTATAGTGGATCGATATCTATTAATGCATGCAGAGAATCCAACCAAGATTTGGAGATTGGTGTGTGTCTTTCGGCTACTGATATGGGAGTTTTTGTTCGCAACTTCAATGCTGGTCTGGAATCATACATTTAGATTCAATATTCATCATTCATCACATCGTTTTTTGTTGCTTATATCTTGTTATCAAGGTTTGGTTTCGCTTCCTCATCAATGCATgtttttgttggtttgtttcgtTCAGATCGAGGGTAATTTGATTATGTCATATATTTGATGTATTATGATTAGATCAAATAAGAATTTACCTTATGAATAAATCTAGTCAATAATTTGTTTCTAAATATGAATATTCATGATCATGtgcttgttttatttctttttgAATTTAATTAAGTTTTACATTCTAgatatttataatattatataaacaTATAGTGAATACACAAAATTCGCTCTTACACTTTTATAGTTATATGTATACGGG
This is a stretch of genomic DNA from Helianthus annuus cultivar XRQ/B chromosome 16, HanXRQr2.0-SUNRISE, whole genome shotgun sequence. It encodes these proteins:
- the LOC110917708 gene encoding malonyl-coenzyme A:anthocyanin 3-O-glucoside-6''-O-malonyltransferase; translated protein: MNNMDSVPTLTVLEQSQVSPPPATTCLQSLPLSFFDILWLIFRDPVHTLFFYDLPITKTQFTQTIVPNLKQSLSITLQHFFPFVGKLTIFPTSTRKPEIRYVEGDSVKVTFTECNLDFNDLTGNHPRKCDKFYHLIPLLGCATKFSDGDCITMPVFSVQVTLFPNYGISIGMTNHHSLGDASTRFCFLKAWTSIAQFGSDDWFLANGTLPVYDRLAKYAKLDESYLKYAKVETFNEGSRMDPPVATTYFGNCVMPCMTLARTSILNEKEGFLTAAKLIGENLYKMLTNKDGVVSHLGPIENWLLDDGLPMRFMGVAGTPKLKFYDLDFGFGKPIKHEAISTDYSGSISINACRESNQDLEIGVCLSATDMGVFVRNFNAGLESYI